One window from the genome of Garra rufa chromosome 1, GarRuf1.0, whole genome shotgun sequence encodes:
- the septin12 gene encoding neuronal-specific septin-3 isoform X3, whose translation MEEEKEVMEEREVEERVVEIEHPLPCLSESDMQGIIKGRDLFGYVGIEAVLDQMRRKTMKAGFEFNIMVVGQSGLGKSTLVNTLFKSKVSRKSCTPNHEEKISKTVHLQSVSHIIEEKGVKMKLTVIDTPGFGDQINNENCWEPIVKYVNEQYEKYLKEELNVNRKRRIPDTRVHCCVYFLPATGHWLRPIDVEFMRRLGKIVSIVPVIAKADTLTLEERLEFKQRIRQDLQANGIRVYPQKEYDEDAEDRILNDKIRENIPFAVVGTDKEHQVNGNKVLGRKTKWGIIEVENVAHCEFAHLRDLLIRSHLQDLKDVTHNIHYETYRVKRLNESNANGLALSPLTLENGTLEKSDAESHL comes from the exons atggaggaggagaaggaggtcATGGAGGAGAGGGAAGTGGAGGAGAGAGTGGTGGAGATAGAACATCCTCTGCCATGCCTCAGTGAATCTGACATGCAAGGCATTATCAAGGGCAGAGATCTATTCGGATATGTCGGCATTGAGGCAGTGTTGGACCAGATGAGACGCAAAACCATGAAGGCTGGCTTTGAATTTAATATCATGGTGGTTG GTCAGAGCGGTCTGGGGAAGTCAACGCTCGTAAACACACTCTTCAAGTCCAAGGTCAGCAGGAAGTCCTGCACTCCTAATCATGAGGAGAAGATCTCGAAGACTGTCCACCTGCAATCAGTCAGCCACA TCATCGAGGAGAAAGGGGTGAAGATGAAGCTCACGGTAATTGACACCCCCGGATTTGGAGACCAAATCAACAATGAGAACTG CTGGGAGCCCATTGTAAAGTACGTCAACGAACAGTATGAAAAATACCTGAAGGAGGAGCTGAATGTCAACAGGAAGAGAAGAATCCCTGACACCCGCGTTCACTGCTGTGTCTACTTCCTGCCAGCCACTGGACACTG GTTACGCCCCATAGATGTGGAGTTCATGAGGAGACTGGGGAAGATAGTGAGCATCGTCCCTGTGATTGCCAAAGCAGACACGCTTACTCTGGAGGAGCGGCTAGAGTTCAAACAGAGG ATAAGACAGGACCTGCAGGCCAACGGGATCAGAGTCTATCCACAGAAAGAATATGATGAGGACGCTGAAGACCGGATACTCAACGATAAGATTAGG GAAAACATCCCCTTTGCTGTGGTGGGAACAGATAAGGAACACCAGGTGAATGGCAACAAAGTCTTGGGAAGAAAAACGAAGTGGGGGATCATCGAAG TTGAAAATGTTGCGCATTGCGAGTTTGCACACTTGAGAGATCTTCTTATCAG GTCCCACCTGCAAGATTTGAAGGACGTCACTCACAACATCCACTATGAGACCTACAGGGTGAAAAGACTTAACGAGAGCAATGCCAATGGACTGGCGCTTTCACCTTTGACCCTGGAGAATGGTACCCTAGAGAAGAGCGACGCAGAAAGTCACCTTTGA
- the septin12 gene encoding neuronal-specific septin-3 isoform X2, which yields MREETAQEQGLDLEPPVRMEEEKEVMEEREVEERVVEIEHPLPCLSESDMQGIIKGRDLFGYVGIEAVLDQMRRKTMKAGFEFNIMVVGQSGLGKSTLVNTLFKSKVSRKSCTPNHEEKISKTVHLQSVSHIIEEKGVKMKLTVIDTPGFGDQINNENCWEPIVKYVNEQYEKYLKEELNVNRKRRIPDTRVHCCVYFLPATGHWLRPIDVEFMRRLGKIVSIVPVIAKADTLTLEERLEFKQRIRQDLQANGIRVYPQKEYDEDAEDRILNDKIRENIPFAVVGTDKEHQVNGNKVLGRKTKWGIIEVENVAHCEFAHLRDLLIRSHLQDLKDVTHNIHYETYRVKRLNESNANGLALSPLTLENGTLEKSDAESHL from the exons ATGAGAGAAG AAACAGCACAGGAGCAGGGCCTGGATCTGGAGCCACCTGTCCggatggaggaggagaaggaggtcATGGAGGAGAGGGAAGTGGAGGAGAGAGTGGTGGAGATAGAACATCCTCTGCCATGCCTCAGTGAATCTGACATGCAAGGCATTATCAAGGGCAGAGATCTATTCGGATATGTCGGCATTGAGGCAGTGTTGGACCAGATGAGACGCAAAACCATGAAGGCTGGCTTTGAATTTAATATCATGGTGGTTG GTCAGAGCGGTCTGGGGAAGTCAACGCTCGTAAACACACTCTTCAAGTCCAAGGTCAGCAGGAAGTCCTGCACTCCTAATCATGAGGAGAAGATCTCGAAGACTGTCCACCTGCAATCAGTCAGCCACA TCATCGAGGAGAAAGGGGTGAAGATGAAGCTCACGGTAATTGACACCCCCGGATTTGGAGACCAAATCAACAATGAGAACTG CTGGGAGCCCATTGTAAAGTACGTCAACGAACAGTATGAAAAATACCTGAAGGAGGAGCTGAATGTCAACAGGAAGAGAAGAATCCCTGACACCCGCGTTCACTGCTGTGTCTACTTCCTGCCAGCCACTGGACACTG GTTACGCCCCATAGATGTGGAGTTCATGAGGAGACTGGGGAAGATAGTGAGCATCGTCCCTGTGATTGCCAAAGCAGACACGCTTACTCTGGAGGAGCGGCTAGAGTTCAAACAGAGG ATAAGACAGGACCTGCAGGCCAACGGGATCAGAGTCTATCCACAGAAAGAATATGATGAGGACGCTGAAGACCGGATACTCAACGATAAGATTAGG GAAAACATCCCCTTTGCTGTGGTGGGAACAGATAAGGAACACCAGGTGAATGGCAACAAAGTCTTGGGAAGAAAAACGAAGTGGGGGATCATCGAAG TTGAAAATGTTGCGCATTGCGAGTTTGCACACTTGAGAGATCTTCTTATCAG GTCCCACCTGCAAGATTTGAAGGACGTCACTCACAACATCCACTATGAGACCTACAGGGTGAAAAGACTTAACGAGAGCAATGCCAATGGACTGGCGCTTTCACCTTTGACCCTGGAGAATGGTACCCTAGAGAAGAGCGACGCAGAAAGTCACCTTTGA